One genomic segment of Streptomyces niveus includes these proteins:
- a CDS encoding NAD(P)-dependent oxidoreductase, translating to MSPTSAHTPTPAPAVSVIGLGMMGTALAAAFLKAGHPVTVWNRSPAKTGPLVAQSATPADTAAEAVAASPLVVVCLTTYDAVRTVLEPLSGQLTGRTVANLTNGTPEQARDLAAWAADEGAGYLDGGIMAVPQMIAGPHAYVFYSGARELFDAHRETFAALGGTKYVGTDPGLAALYDLALLTGMYGMIMGVMQAYALVGTESVPATEFSELLVPWVGAMLGSAPAWAAAIDSGRHLTDVSSLAVNQEAFPNLLAAFAAQGVSTELFAPVQPLLDRAVAEGHAADGLSRLADLLRTGPDKGSSTS from the coding sequence ATGTCCCCGACCAGCGCCCACACCCCCACTCCCGCCCCCGCCGTCTCCGTCATCGGCCTCGGCATGATGGGCACCGCCCTGGCCGCCGCCTTCCTCAAGGCCGGACATCCCGTCACCGTGTGGAACAGATCCCCCGCCAAGACCGGCCCACTGGTCGCCCAGAGCGCGACCCCCGCCGACACGGCCGCCGAGGCGGTGGCCGCGAGCCCGCTGGTGGTCGTCTGCCTCACCACGTACGACGCGGTCCGCACCGTCCTCGAACCGCTCTCCGGCCAGCTCACCGGCAGGACCGTCGCGAACCTCACCAACGGCACCCCCGAGCAGGCGCGCGACCTCGCCGCCTGGGCGGCCGACGAGGGCGCCGGATATCTCGACGGCGGGATCATGGCCGTCCCACAGATGATCGCGGGTCCCCACGCGTACGTCTTCTACAGCGGCGCACGGGAACTCTTCGACGCGCACCGGGAGACGTTCGCCGCGCTCGGCGGCACGAAGTACGTCGGCACCGACCCCGGCCTCGCCGCCCTGTACGACCTGGCGCTGCTCACCGGCATGTACGGGATGATCATGGGGGTGATGCAGGCGTACGCCCTGGTCGGTACGGAGTCCGTCCCGGCCACCGAGTTCTCGGAGCTGCTGGTCCCGTGGGTGGGCGCGATGCTCGGCTCCGCCCCGGCGTGGGCGGCGGCGATCGACTCGGGGCGGCATCTGACGGACGTGTCGAGCCTGGCCGTCAACCAGGAGGCGTTCCCCAACCTGCTGGCGGCGTTCGCCGCGCAGGGTGTCAGCACGGAGCTGTTCGCCCCGGTGCAGCCGCTGCTCGACCGCGCGGTGGCCGAGGGCCACGCGGCGGACGGCCTCTCGCGCCTCGCCGACCTGCTGCGCACGGGACCGGACAAGGGAAGTTCCACAAGCTGA
- a CDS encoding DUF4253 domain-containing protein produces the protein MATLPNPLPALATDPSGRSVGLRLPPGKLVDTTIDGTWHEPLLWYADEPAAPRAWADLLPARRAGLHPLLVHGGHRKEWPEEWDLSPESVSYPGDHDTEDILAESWERLSEDEEWPGLAAAPQEPSADPDKEAAEVASILTDEGSWMQGARVALVPARRSADIPAAIGWSGPVNHEDDVARLCAVLRSWEDRFGIRVVALTFDQLVVSVAAPPTTQAEAEAVAAEHFAFCPDNIHQGRHTTLPAYATHQVLNQPAWTFWWD, from the coding sequence ATGGCGACGCTCCCCAATCCCCTGCCCGCCCTGGCCACCGACCCCTCGGGCCGGTCGGTCGGGCTCCGACTGCCGCCCGGCAAGCTGGTCGACACGACCATCGACGGGACCTGGCACGAGCCGCTTCTCTGGTACGCGGACGAGCCGGCCGCCCCCCGGGCGTGGGCCGATCTGCTGCCCGCCCGCAGGGCGGGGCTGCATCCGCTGCTCGTCCACGGCGGTCACCGCAAGGAGTGGCCGGAGGAGTGGGATCTGAGCCCGGAGTCGGTGTCGTATCCGGGTGACCACGACACGGAGGACATCCTCGCGGAGTCCTGGGAGCGTCTGTCGGAGGACGAGGAGTGGCCGGGCCTGGCGGCGGCCCCGCAGGAACCGTCCGCCGACCCAGACAAGGAGGCGGCCGAGGTCGCGTCCATCCTTACGGACGAGGGCAGTTGGATGCAGGGCGCACGGGTGGCCCTGGTCCCCGCTCGCCGCAGCGCGGACATACCGGCGGCGATCGGCTGGTCGGGCCCGGTGAACCACGAGGACGACGTGGCGCGACTCTGCGCGGTGCTGCGCTCGTGGGAGGACCGGTTCGGGATACGGGTGGTGGCGCTCACCTTCGACCAGTTGGTGGTCTCGGTGGCCGCCCCGCCGACGACCCAGGCGGAGGCCGAGGCGGTAGCGGCAGAGCACTTCGCGTTCTGCCCGGACAACATCCACCAGGGCCGTCACACGACCCTGCCCGCGTACGCCACACACCAGGTGCTGAACCAGCCCGCCTGGACGTTCTGGTGGGACTAG
- a CDS encoding DUF2267 domain-containing protein, translated as MTFEGMLETVRYEGAYPTRERAEESVTGVLTALGGQLVGSERSSLAARLPAEAARLLGDAAPAEPLNGQEFVKELAARTGGTTATTRWDSSTVLTLVGRLVGSDVLGRVLTQLPPGYALLFGRAELTQVAREKRATTTLSAASRTVPRTPINLATAGR; from the coding sequence ATGACGTTCGAGGGGATGCTTGAGACGGTGCGCTACGAAGGCGCGTATCCCACCCGGGAGCGGGCCGAAGAGTCGGTGACCGGCGTTCTGACCGCCCTCGGAGGGCAACTCGTCGGCAGTGAACGCTCGTCCCTCGCCGCCCGGTTGCCCGCCGAAGCCGCTCGTCTGCTCGGCGACGCGGCACCGGCCGAGCCCCTCAACGGCCAGGAGTTCGTGAAGGAACTGGCCGCGCGCACCGGCGGCACCACGGCCACCACCCGCTGGGACTCCAGCACGGTTCTCACCCTTGTCGGCCGCCTCGTCGGGAGCGATGTCCTCGGCCGCGTCCTCACGCAACTGCCGCCGGGGTACGCCCTTCTGTTCGGGCGCGCCGAACTCACGCAGGTCGCGCGGGAGAAGCGGGCGACCACTACCCTGTCCGCCGCCTCCCGAACAGTTCCCCGGACGCCGATAAACCTTGCAACGGCAGGGCGCTGA
- a CDS encoding ATP-binding protein: MNETNPPPAPRERFYRRERRSVPAARQFVREAVTDWALGDRLDDVLLCVSELATNALVHGVPPGRGYRLSLSLLADGVFRVEVHDSGGGRPSVREPYGESGRGLMLVAALADKWGVGERDPGKVVWCEFVI; the protein is encoded by the coding sequence GTGAATGAGACGAATCCACCCCCCGCCCCGCGCGAGCGTTTCTACCGTCGCGAACGCCGATCCGTGCCCGCCGCCAGGCAGTTCGTACGGGAGGCGGTGACCGACTGGGCGCTCGGCGACCGGCTCGACGACGTCTTGCTGTGTGTGAGCGAGCTGGCAACCAACGCCCTGGTGCACGGAGTTCCGCCGGGGCGCGGCTACCGGCTGAGTCTGTCGCTGCTCGCGGACGGGGTGTTCCGTGTCGAGGTGCACGACAGCGGTGGCGGGCGGCCGAGCGTCCGCGAGCCGTACGGGGAGTCGGGGCGCGGGCTCATGCTCGTCGCGGCGCTCGCCGACAAGTGGGGTGTGGGGGAGCGTGATCCCGGCAAGGTCGTGTGGTGCGAGTTCGTGATCTGA
- a CDS encoding helix-turn-helix domain-containing protein, with protein sequence MHSKKRQRKNASAMKLVGSLVALFREAAGLTQRQLAERACVHTETIASLEQGRRLLKPDLAILLDQVLLTKGALETAVENMPEIDRYPTWAAAFIDQEQEAIAISSYENQVMPGLLQTENYSYAVFQNEIPSLSQDEMRVRVAARSERQQILHRKDPPTCSFLVGEGALNDRLGSPAVFAEQLHHLRESADLPGLTLQIMPFGRTTHAGLSGPFVLLETPDHQHLAYAETQRGSLFVEDPDEVSILARKYAMLRTQALNPEDTKGLLDRLLGEQ encoded by the coding sequence ATGCACAGCAAAAAACGGCAGCGGAAGAACGCGTCGGCGATGAAGCTCGTGGGCTCGCTGGTCGCCCTCTTCCGTGAGGCGGCGGGCCTGACCCAACGCCAACTCGCGGAGCGCGCCTGCGTACACACGGAGACAATCGCGTCGCTGGAGCAGGGCCGGCGGCTGCTCAAGCCTGATCTGGCGATCCTGCTGGATCAAGTGCTTTTGACGAAAGGGGCGTTGGAGACGGCGGTGGAGAACATGCCGGAGATCGACCGGTATCCGACGTGGGCGGCGGCGTTCATCGACCAGGAGCAGGAGGCGATCGCCATCTCCTCTTACGAGAACCAGGTGATGCCTGGACTACTCCAGACCGAGAACTACTCGTACGCGGTCTTCCAGAACGAGATCCCGTCGCTCAGCCAGGACGAAATGCGCGTGCGCGTCGCTGCCCGCTCGGAACGCCAACAGATCCTGCACCGCAAGGACCCGCCGACCTGCAGTTTCCTCGTTGGCGAAGGTGCACTCAACGACCGGCTGGGCTCCCCTGCCGTATTCGCGGAACAGCTTCACCATCTCCGGGAGAGCGCCGACCTTCCGGGGCTGACCCTCCAGATCATGCCGTTCGGCAGGACCACCCATGCCGGACTCTCTGGACCGTTCGTCCTGCTGGAAACACCCGATCATCAGCATCTCGCCTACGCCGAGACTCAGCGGGGCAGCCTCTTTGTCGAGGACCCGGACGAGGTCAGCATCCTGGCTCGCAAATATGCGATGCTGCGGACGCAGGCCCTCAACCCCGAAGACACGAAAGGCCTGTTGGACCGGCTGCTAGGAGAGCAATGA
- a CDS encoding DUF4232 domain-containing protein produces MRSRLAARSARLVLAAVAVTALAATTTACGPEELADSGSSAAPSAAASEGSDKSEGGDESDKSSGDKASTGGSDSSGSNDKSDSADSGKDGYGQSCGTNDLDFTVTSESQAGGYYRVTAKAKSGITCYLDVNTPTVSFGSDLDGVASPVGQGGEEPIKLTGSAVAYTGINPKTTNTEGGTEFEHVIIGTTEEDPNPAELKLPDTATVDKPIVTNWSTNAAETVPVLV; encoded by the coding sequence ATGCGTTCGCGTCTCGCCGCCCGTTCCGCCCGTCTCGTCCTGGCCGCCGTGGCCGTGACGGCCCTCGCCGCCACCACCACCGCCTGCGGTCCCGAGGAGCTCGCGGACAGCGGAAGCTCCGCGGCCCCCTCCGCCGCCGCCTCGGAAGGCAGCGACAAGAGTGAAGGCGGCGACGAGAGCGACAAGTCCTCCGGTGACAAGGCCTCCACCGGCGGCTCCGACTCCAGTGGCTCCAACGACAAGTCCGACTCCGCCGACAGCGGGAAGGACGGCTACGGGCAGTCCTGCGGTACCAACGACCTGGACTTCACGGTGACTTCGGAGTCCCAGGCCGGCGGCTACTACCGCGTCACCGCCAAGGCCAAGTCCGGCATCACCTGCTACCTGGACGTCAACACCCCGACGGTGTCCTTCGGTTCCGACCTCGACGGCGTGGCCTCGCCGGTCGGACAGGGTGGCGAGGAGCCGATCAAGCTCACCGGCTCCGCAGTCGCGTACACCGGTATCAACCCCAAGACCACCAACACCGAAGGTGGCACAGAGTTCGAGCACGTCATCATCGGTACGACCGAGGAAGACCCCAACCCCGCCGAGCTGAAGCTCCCCGACACCGCCACCGTCGACAAGCCCATCGTGACCAACTGGTCCACCAACGCGGCCGAGACCGTCCCCGTCCTCGTCTGA
- a CDS encoding GNAT family N-acetyltransferase — protein sequence MTGLGPVAWPPAPISTGRLVLRESEARDRAGFVGLFASPEVRTYLGGPRPRDELERAVPAVPGRRPGLFVVDLDGAMIGTVTLERRDAERPGHLLTDGGEAELGYMFLPEAWGHGYAAEACAAALDWLAVALPGEPVVLCTQTANTASMRLAAKLGFTEVERFEEYDAEQWFGVRT from the coding sequence ATGACCGGACTCGGCCCCGTCGCCTGGCCGCCCGCACCGATCAGCACCGGACGGCTCGTGCTCCGCGAGTCCGAGGCCCGCGACCGTGCGGGATTCGTCGGGCTGTTCGCGTCGCCGGAGGTGCGCACGTACCTCGGTGGCCCTCGACCGCGTGACGAGCTCGAACGCGCGGTGCCCGCAGTGCCCGGGCGGCGCCCCGGCCTCTTCGTGGTCGATCTCGACGGAGCGATGATCGGCACGGTCACGCTCGAACGGCGCGACGCGGAGCGGCCGGGGCACCTTCTTACCGATGGCGGGGAGGCCGAACTCGGCTACATGTTCCTGCCGGAGGCGTGGGGACACGGGTACGCCGCCGAGGCGTGCGCGGCGGCCCTCGACTGGTTGGCCGTCGCGCTTCCCGGCGAGCCGGTGGTGCTCTGCACCCAGACCGCCAACACCGCCTCGATGCGCCTCGCGGCGAAGCTGGGGTTCACCGAGGTGGAGCGCTTCGAGGAGTACGACGCCGAGCAGTGGTTCGGCGTGCGGACCTGA
- a CDS encoding helix-turn-helix domain-containing protein, with protein MATTEAKAFAELLSELKERSGRSYGVLAAKLHVSTSTLHRYCNGDAVPADFSAAERFGRLCGATGEEFVELHRRWILADEARRRSRAAGPAAAPVEEAPAPETPEASAPETPAAEPAAEPADPERPEGGTSASRRRKRLYVTLAAAAVVVAVAVPAVIFGPLNDPSTDRSPVASEVSEGGESKSPSPSASPSGSPSPDKSPSPKASPSARETAKDKEGGDDAGKGKAPVGGVPVTVNTRPYAFEDPCTQRYLVDRPATEVPPPPNEPDAPGWVAALGAVSSGSQYIELALQGTGSETVVLNDMNVRVVGSDAPLAWNDFGTGVGCGGGVTTRAFTVDLDAGRPGVEPQGGQRDFPYKVSESDPEVFHVTAKASARYVSWYLELEWSSGGREGTLRIDDHGKPFRTSGAQGRPSFDYPLGGDSKWETAAVNDPDQYP; from the coding sequence GTGGCGACGACCGAGGCCAAGGCTTTCGCGGAACTGCTCAGCGAACTGAAGGAGCGCTCGGGACGGAGCTACGGCGTGCTCGCCGCGAAGCTCCATGTCAGTACGTCAACTCTTCACCGCTACTGCAACGGTGACGCCGTGCCGGCCGACTTCTCGGCGGCGGAGCGGTTCGGGCGGCTGTGCGGCGCGACGGGCGAGGAGTTCGTGGAGCTGCACCGGCGGTGGATCCTCGCGGACGAGGCGCGGCGACGGTCGAGGGCGGCGGGCCCGGCGGCGGCTCCTGTTGAGGAAGCCCCGGCGCCCGAAACTCCCGAAGCCTCCGCTCCGGAGACTCCGGCAGCTGAGCCGGCCGCCGAACCCGCCGACCCGGAGCGGCCCGAAGGCGGCACGTCCGCCTCGCGACGCAGGAAGCGTCTGTACGTCACTCTCGCCGCCGCGGCGGTCGTCGTGGCCGTCGCCGTACCGGCCGTCATCTTCGGCCCGCTGAACGATCCGTCGACCGACCGTTCACCCGTCGCGTCCGAGGTCTCGGAAGGCGGTGAGTCGAAGTCGCCCTCGCCGTCCGCGTCGCCCTCCGGATCACCTTCCCCCGACAAGTCGCCCTCGCCGAAGGCCAGTCCATCGGCCCGGGAGACCGCGAAGGACAAGGAAGGCGGCGACGACGCCGGGAAGGGGAAGGCACCGGTCGGCGGGGTGCCGGTGACGGTGAACACCAGGCCGTACGCCTTCGAGGACCCCTGCACCCAGCGCTATCTCGTCGACCGCCCCGCGACCGAGGTTCCCCCGCCCCCCAACGAGCCGGACGCGCCCGGCTGGGTCGCCGCGCTCGGCGCGGTCTCCAGCGGAAGCCAGTACATCGAGCTGGCTCTCCAGGGCACCGGCAGCGAGACCGTCGTGCTCAACGACATGAACGTGCGCGTGGTGGGGAGCGACGCGCCCCTCGCCTGGAACGATTTCGGTACGGGGGTCGGCTGCGGCGGCGGTGTCACGACCAGGGCGTTCACCGTGGACCTGGACGCGGGCCGCCCCGGCGTCGAACCGCAGGGCGGGCAGCGGGACTTCCCCTACAAGGTGAGCGAGTCCGACCCGGAGGTCTTCCACGTCACCGCGAAAGCCTCGGCCCGCTACGTCAGTTGGTATCTGGAGCTGGAGTGGTCCAGCGGCGGCCGGGAGGGCACGCTCCGCATCGACGACCACGGCAAGCCGTTCCGTACGAGCGGCGCGCAGGGGCGGCCGTCGTTCGACTACCCGCTCGGGGGCGACTCGAAGTGGGAGACGGCGGCCGTGAACGACCCGGACCAGTATCCCTAG
- a CDS encoding DUF4232 domain-containing protein, with product MRNRRIRSAATSTATAATVTALVTALALTACGPSDAVGASPKPDSTAAAASTSTDEPDAKASDKPQPPADQNTDDSANNSTGNSSKNAATKTDAKSKSRTTTCTGSNTKVTVTEVTRPINHLLVTATNTGSGNCHAYYAPLLGFDDAQSVTQINEDSRPQAVVTLAPGESAYASIALGGDGSPDIAAYKLGVHFAGRDNQGSVGSAANLTLPEGTMISDSTSVSYWQSTMADALVW from the coding sequence ATGCGCAACCGCCGAATCCGCTCCGCCGCCACCTCCACCGCCACGGCCGCCACCGTCACCGCTCTCGTGACCGCACTCGCCCTCACGGCCTGCGGGCCGTCGGACGCGGTCGGCGCCTCCCCGAAGCCCGATTCCACGGCCGCGGCGGCGTCCACGTCGACGGACGAGCCGGACGCCAAGGCGAGTGACAAGCCGCAGCCGCCCGCCGACCAGAACACCGACGACAGCGCCAACAACAGCACCGGGAACAGCAGCAAGAACGCCGCCACCAAGACCGACGCCAAGAGCAAGAGCAGGACCACCACCTGCACCGGCTCCAACACCAAGGTCACCGTCACCGAGGTCACCCGGCCCATCAACCACCTGCTGGTGACCGCCACCAACACCGGCAGCGGCAACTGCCACGCCTACTACGCGCCTCTCCTCGGCTTCGACGACGCCCAGTCCGTCACCCAGATCAACGAGGACAGCCGGCCCCAGGCCGTGGTCACCCTGGCGCCCGGCGAGTCGGCCTACGCCTCGATCGCGCTCGGCGGCGACGGCTCCCCGGACATCGCGGCGTACAAGCTCGGCGTCCACTTCGCGGGCCGGGACAACCAGGGGTCGGTGGGCTCCGCCGCCAACCTCACCCTCCCCGAGGGGACGATGATCTCCGACAGCACGTCGGTCTCCTACTGGCAGTCGACGATGGCCGACGCCCTGGTATGGTAG
- the hemB gene encoding porphobilinogen synthase has protein sequence MTVYGSFPGARPRRLRTSPAMRRMVAETRLHPADLILPAFVREGVTEPVAISAMPGVVQHSLDTLRKAAVEAVTAGVSGIMLFGVPEDGKKDALGTAGTDPEGILQVAVRAVRDEVGDDLVIMSDLCLDEYTDHGHCGVLDAAGRVDNDATLERYAEMAQVQADAGVHVVGTSGMMDGQVGVVRDALDTIGKEDVAVLAYAVKYSSAFYGPFREAVGSSLKGDRKTYQQDPANSRESMRELALDLEEGADMVMVKPAGPYLDVLAKVAAEVDVPVAAYQISGEYSMIEAAAEKGWIDRDKAILESLTGIKRAGAGMILTYWATEVARAL, from the coding sequence ATGACTGTGTACGGTTCCTTCCCCGGTGCCCGGCCCCGCCGGCTGCGGACCAGCCCCGCGATGCGGCGCATGGTCGCCGAGACGCGGCTGCACCCGGCCGATCTGATCCTGCCCGCGTTCGTGCGGGAGGGCGTCACCGAGCCGGTCGCCATCTCGGCCATGCCCGGGGTCGTCCAGCACAGCCTCGACACGCTGCGCAAGGCGGCCGTCGAGGCGGTCACGGCGGGTGTCTCCGGGATCATGCTGTTCGGTGTGCCGGAGGACGGGAAGAAGGACGCGCTCGGGACGGCCGGGACCGACCCGGAGGGAATCCTCCAGGTGGCGGTCCGGGCGGTGCGCGACGAGGTCGGCGACGACCTGGTGATCATGTCCGACCTCTGTCTGGACGAGTACACCGACCACGGTCACTGCGGGGTGCTCGACGCCGCCGGCCGCGTCGACAACGACGCGACGCTTGAGCGGTACGCGGAGATGGCCCAGGTGCAGGCCGACGCGGGCGTCCATGTGGTGGGCACCAGCGGGATGATGGACGGTCAGGTCGGCGTGGTCCGCGACGCGTTGGACACGATCGGCAAGGAGGACGTGGCCGTCCTGGCGTACGCGGTGAAGTATTCGTCCGCGTTCTACGGCCCGTTCCGGGAGGCGGTCGGCTCCTCGTTGAAGGGCGACCGCAAGACCTACCAGCAGGACCCGGCCAACTCCCGTGAGTCCATGCGCGAGTTGGCGCTGGATCTCGAAGAGGGTGCCGACATGGTGATGGTGAAGCCCGCCGGGCCGTATCTCGATGTGCTGGCCAAGGTCGCCGCCGAGGTGGACGTGCCCGTCGCCGCGTACCAGATCAGTGGTGAGTACTCGATGATCGAGGCGGCGGCCGAGAAGGGCTGGATCGACCGGGACAAGGCGATCCTGGAGAGCCTGACGGGGATCAAGCGGGCCGGCGCGGGGATGATCCTCACGTACTGGGCCACGGAGGTCGCGCGGGCGCTCTGA